One window of Dermacentor albipictus isolate Rhodes 1998 colony chromosome 9, USDA_Dalb.pri_finalv2, whole genome shotgun sequence genomic DNA carries:
- the LOC135909210 gene encoding uncharacterized protein, with translation MTVTAARLPLLLALAAATAAATQPPPPPPLQLPDVKFSCQGRATGYYADVDLRCSVFHYCGAQGDRYSFVCPPKSTFNQRLLMCDYEPGALDLCPRSESLYNISTTTPRLRKPVTRPPTTTTTTTPAPSSSLSPTPVAVFGKPRSTTTVPPSDEDEDWLDDEGVRNETQWSSNETQWPSNEAQWSSNETQWSQPVQHHEDGGWQPSEPLFDRDALFDNLRSHESAVTYEEPRSGDSGANSFVVYDPSELGRPFYYQPEPASYEPPRPPWQPMAEVLLGRPTGNYYKTPSGYFEYRHRSSSRRRARSVRGKRQLLLSRFFKRQPLRLPPPREEESGWLPSVHFPLRGFFPPDPPAWPSLRLPPAKGAAPPPTPFQAEHRPHAHVFGRPSLHPDRFLPPRPQLPPFSPELRPWSQLGVSYLPETMFVPHHVIPSRTAAPPMVAHRQTAPPPMVAHRQTAPPPMVAHRQTAPPPMVVSRQTAPPPMLVPRHTAPYPLLPPRQTTPPPMVPLRQVASRLPIKRPPPRKKPSRRRRPTPPPRTTTRSPPAKDNRTYSWYGGWTTIAPPRSVPAKPTLASPTPPRSTKLWFLTSKPPNSSSPKSTQTATLKLSATTPFSWERLRTATSTTTPRPATIVRVFSNKIGSSVMATAGTPRTTTTSKPPTTAADDKDNVIGNGRDRGFPFEFFTDVNKLLARTTPQPQPVYKPQASRQPVTEVVTAISFSESAPAA, from the coding sequence ATGACGGTCACCGCCGCGCGTCTGCCGCTGCTCCTGGCGctggccgccgccaccgccgccgctacacagccgccgccaccgccgccgctccAGCTGCCCGATGTCAAGTTCAGCTGTCAGGGCCGAGCCACCGGTTACTATGCCGACGTTGACCTGCGCTGCAGCGTCTTCCACTACTGCGGCGCGCAGGGCGACCGGTATTCTTTCGTGTGCCCGCCAAAGTCCACCTTCAATCAGCGGCTCCTCATGTGCGACTACGAACCTGGTGCATTGGATTTGTGTCCCCGTTCGGAGAGCCTTTACAACATTAGCACGACTACGCCGCGCCTGCGTAAGCCGGTGACCAGGCCacccacgacgacgacgacgacgactccgGCGCCCAGCAGCTCGCTGTCGCCCACGCCAGTGGCTGTATTCGGCAAGCCGCGCAGCACCACTACCGTGCCACCGAGCGACGAAGACGAAGACTGGCTGGACGATGAAGGCGTCAGGAACGAGACGCAGTGGTCCAGCAACGAGACACAGTGGCCCAGCAACGAGGCGCAGTGGTCCAGCAACGAGACGCAGTGGTCTCAGCCGGTACAGCACCACGAAGACGGCGGCTGGCAACCATCGGAGCCACTTTTCGATCGCGACGCGCTTTTCGATAATCTGCGCTCGCACGAGAGCGCAGTCACCTACGAGGAACCTCGCAGCGGCGATTCTGGGGCCAATTCTTTTGTGGTGTACGACCCGAGCGAGCTCGGTCGCCCTTTTTATTACCAGCCGGAGCCGGCCAGCTACGAGCCACCGAGGCCCCCGTGGCAGCCGATGGCTGAAGTGCTTCTGGGCCGACCAACGGGTAACTACTACAAGACGCCCTCAGGATACTTCGAGTACCGCCACAGGTCGTCGTCTCGTAGAAGGGCTCGCTCAGTGCGCGGAAAGCGCCAGCTGCTGCTGTCGCGGTTCTTTAAGCGGCAGCCGCTGCGCCTCCCGCCTCCCAGGGAAGAAGAAAGTGGCTGGCTGCCCAGCGTTCACTTCCCGCTCAGGGGTTTCTTTCCGCCCGATCCACCCGCGTGGCCTTCACTACGATTGCCCCCGGCCAAAGGCGCAGCGCCACCACCGACTCCCTTCCAGGCTGAACACAGGCCACACGCGCACGTGTTTGGCCGGCCCTCGCTACATCCAGATCGTTTCCTACCGCCACGGCCACAACTGCCTCCGTTCTCCCCTGAGCTGCGACCGTGGTCTCAGCTGGGCGTCTCGTACCTGCCGGAGACCATGTTTGTGCCACATCATGTGATACCCAGCCGGACGGCGGCACCTCCGATGGTGGCGCACCGCCAGACGGCGCCACCTCCGATGGTGGCACACCGCCAGACGGCGCCACCTCCGATGGTGGCACACCGCCAGACGGCGCCACCTCCGATGGTGGTATCCCGACAGACGGCGCCGCCTCCGATGTTGGTACCCCGGCACACGGCACCATATCCGCTGCTGCCACCACGGCAGACGACGCCACCACCCATGGTGCCACTCAGACAGGTTGCCTCTCGGTTGCCCATAAAGCGCCCGCCGCCTAGAAAAAAGCCCAGTCGCAGACGCCGTCCCACGCCCCCGCCGCGTACCACTACCAGGTCACCACCCGCTAAGGACAACCGCACGTACAGTTGGTACGGCGGGTGGACCACCATTGCGCCTCCCAGGTCCGTACCAGCGAAACCTACATTGGCCAGTCCCACACCGCCAAGATCCACGAAGCTGTGGTTTCTGACCAGCAAGCCGCCAAACTCATCTTCCCCTAAATCGACTCAAACAGCGACGCTCAAGCTCAGTGCGACAACACCCTTCAGTTGGGAGCGGCTGCGCACGGCAACGTCAACCACAACGCCTCGACCCGCGACCATAGTGCGCGTCTTTAGCAACAAAATCGGTTCATCAGTCATGGCTACGGCAGGTACACCGCGCACCACGACAACATCGAAGCCTCCGACCACAGCCGCAGACGACAAGGATAACGTCATTGGCAACGGCCGAGACCGGGGATTTCCCTTCGAGTTTTTCACGGATGTCAACAAGTTGTTGGCGCGAACCACGCCGCAACCGCAGCCCGTGTACAAGCCGCAAGCTAGCCGCCAACCCGTCACCGAAGTGGTGACGGCAATCTCCTTCAGTGAGTCCGCCCCGGCGGCGTGA